Part of the Cystobacter ferrugineus genome, CGAGCCCACCGTGCTCGAGTTCATCGTGCCGCGAGGCGAGCAGCGGACCCAGGACCTGACCCTGCGCAACATGGGCTCCGCGCCCCTCCAGTGGGCGTTGCAAGAGACGGGCGGCGAGCGGGTGGGCGTCGTCTCCCAGCGCGGGCTCATCCGCGGCCTGAAATACGACCCGAACAGCTACACCACACGGGAGGTCTTCGGTGGCGGGGCACGGTCCGGCTGGGCACCGACGCTCGTGGGAGACGTGCTGCGGAGCTGGCCGGCCACGGGGCTCGGGATGGCCTGGGGCGTGGGCTACATGGGTAACGTCTGGCTCTCGGATCCTTCCGGCAGGAGCAACCATGAGTTCACCGTGGACGGGATGACCACGGGGCGGAACTGGCTGGCACCTTGGGCGGGAGAGTGGCCAGCGGACATGGCCTACGACGCGGGCCGCGGCCTGATGTGCCAGGTCAACGTCGGCGGTGACAACGGCATCCACTGCTGGGAGCCGGCCACCGGCAACGTGGTGGACTCCATCACGGGCACGTTCCCCTGGACCGTGACCTCGCAGCGTGGCCTGGCCTACCGGCCCGATGACGACACCTTCTACGTCGGTGGCTGGAACGAGGGCATCATCTACCACGTCAAAGGCCTGTCGTATCCGGACAGGGGCACGGTCATCAGCCAGTGCAACTCGCCGGATAGCACCATCTCCGGCCTGGCCTGGAATCCGTCCTTCCGAGTGCTCTGGATGGCCACCAACAGCCCGAGTGACACCCTCTACGAACTCAACCCGGACACCTGCACGGTGGTGGCGACCCTGGCGCACCCCACTCCCGGCCACAGCGGAGGAGGCCTGGAGATGGACGAGCGGGGCAACTTGTGGATGGTCAATCAAAGAACCTCCCAGGTGTACCTCATCGAGAGCGGCGTGCCGGCCTTCACGGACGTGCCTTGGCTCTCGGAGAGCCCCGAGCGTGGGAGACTGGCCGTTGGCCGCGAGCAGCGGATCGCCGTCACGGCCGATGCCTCGGACCTGGACCCGGGCATCTACCACGCCACGCTGTACCTCCAGAGCAACAGCGGGCGCGAGCCCACACTGCAGGTGCGCGTCGTCCTCATCGTCCCGGAGTACTACCAGGGCGTGAACGTGGGAGATGGCTCCTATGTCGATCGCGCGGGCAACCTCTGGGCGCCCGACCGGCGGTACGCCCGGGGGAGCTGGGGGTACGTCGACTCGTCCCGGGAAGTGCGGACCTCCTCCGCCATCCGCGGCACGGACGACGATCCGCTCTACCAGACGGGGCGGCGTGGCTTCTTCGAGTACCGCTTCGATGGCCTGCCGCCGGGCGTGTACCAGCTCGACCTGCGCTTCGCGGAGATCCAGGACGAGCGGCGCCGGGAGCGCGTCTTCGACGTGGTGGCGGAGCAGACCCTCCTGCTGCCGGCGCATGACATCGCGGGGGAGGTGGGCAGGTTGAAGGCGGATGACCACGGCTTCTTCCTCGAGGTCACCGACGGCCAGCTCAACCTGCGGTTCATTCCGCGCGAGGGCTTCGGGGAGCCACTCGTCAACGCCCTACGGATCATCCACCGGCCCGATCGGTAGGCCCCCCCCCCGGGCCCGGGCCAAGGTGTCAGAGGACTCGTAAGGGACGAATCCTTTGACACCTTCCCGGGAGACACCTTCCCGGGATCCCTCGTGAGGACGAGGGGTATGCTGGACCGCCCCCCCCCACAAAGAGGATGGTCCATGCGGGAAGCAGTCTCCGCGGAGGAGAACAAGAAGAACACCGCCACGGCCACGCTCCACGCGCTGATCGCGAGCGAGTGGCAGTACCAGCTCGAGCACTGCCCCACCTATGCGTCGGTGCTGGGCGACCGCCGCTGGAACGACCGCTGGGATGACCGGAGCCTCACCGCCATCGAGGCGGACCACCAGCACGACCTCCAGGTTCTCGCGCGGCTCCAGGAGCTGGATCGCCAGCAGCTCCCGGCCGAGGACCAGCTCACCTACGACCTGTTCCGCCGCGACTACGAGCTGTGGGTCGAGGAGCACCGGCTCCAGTGGCACCTGCTGCCCACGAACCATATGGGCGGGATCCCGGAAGGCATCAAACAGCCACCGGGCCTCCAGACGGCCTACCAGCTCGCCGACACGCTGCGCTTCTCGACGACGAAGGACTACGAGGAGTGGATTGTCCGCCTCGACGGCTTCGGAACCTACGTGGACCAGATCATCGCGCTCATGCGCGAGGGCATGCGTGAGCGCCTCATGTATCCCAGGGTCGTCCTGCAGCGCATTCCGCCCCAGCTCGAGAAGCAGCTCGTGGACGACCCCACGAAGAGCGGGTTCTACAGTCCCTTCACGCGCTATCCCTCCAGCATCCCTCCGGCCGAGCAACAGCGGCTGTCCGCCGCCGGCCATGCCGCCATCGCGCGCGGGGTGCTGCCCGCGCTCACGCGCTTCCACCAGTTCCTGACCACCGAATACCTCCCCGCCGCGCCCGAGCAGGTGGGCGCCTGGCAGTTGCCGGAAGGGCAGGCGCTGTATGGCTTCCTGGCTCGCAAGTACACGACGACGAACCTGAGCCCGGAGCAGATCCACGAGCTCGGGCTGGCCGAGGTCCAGCGCATCCACGCCGAGATGGAAGCGGTGAAGCAGAAGGCGGGCTTCCAGGGCTCGCTCCACGAGTTCTTCCAGTTCCTGCGCTCGGACCCCCGCTTCTATTGCAAGAGTGGCGAGGAGTTGCTGATGCGCTACCGCGCCCTCTCCAGGCAGATCGACCCGCGTCTGGTGAAGCTGTTCAAGACGTTGCCGCGGCAGCCCTATGGCGTCGAGCCGACCCCGGAAGCCATGGCCCCGGATGCCACCACGGGCTTCTACTACCCCGCCGCCTCCGATGGCTCCCGCCCGGGCACGTACCTGGTGAATCTCTATCGTCCCGAGACGCGGCCCACCTGGGAGATGGTTCCCCTCACGCTGCACGAGGCCATGCCCGGACACCACCTGCAGACGTCGCTCGCCGCCGAGCAGGAGCACCTCCCCGACTTCCGGCGCTACGGCTACCACGTGGCCTACGGCGAGGGCTGGGCCCTGTACTGCGAGACGCTGGGAGACGAGCTCGGCCTGTACGACAACCCGTACGACAAGTTCGGTCAGCTCGCCTACGACATGTGGCGCGCCGTGCGGCTGGTGGTGGACACCGGCATGCATGCCCAGCGCTGGAGCCGGCAGCAGGCCATCGACTACTTCCTGGAGAACTCGCCGCGCCAGTCCCTGGACGTCATCAACGAGGTGGACCGCTACATCGTCTGGCCGGGTCAGGCCCTCGCCTACAAGGTGGGGCAGCTCAAGATTCGCGAGCTGCGCACGCGGGCCGAACACGAGCTGGGCGCGCGCTTCGACGTGCGCGAGTTCCACGACGTGGTGTTGCTCGACGGTTCCCTCCCGCTGGACATCTTGGAGCAGCGCGTCGAAGCGTGGGTGGCCAGGACCCGTCCCGCCTTCAAGGAAGGATGAGCCGCGTTGCGCCCTGGCGACGAGCGGCGCGATGGGTCGCGTGGCCGTTCCCGCGAATCGGGTTAGGGTGGCGCCCCTTTCATGGAGGATGTCACATGAGACGAGTGCTGCTCACCGCCGTGATTCCCACCCTGCTGCCGGCGCTGCTCTCCGGTTGCGCCAGCACCACCGCCGCGGCGCCCGCGGAGCGCCCCGCGCCGACGGCCACCCACACCACCGTTGCCGCGCTCGATGAAGCGCTCTCCGGCTCCTGGCGCGATCCGAAGAACGTCACCCGTGACGTGCACCGCCATCCGAAGCAGACGCTGGGCTTCTTCGGTGTCACGCCGGACCAGACGGTCATCGAGATCACACCCGGCGGAGGCTGGTACAGCGAGATCCTCGCGCCCTATCTGCGCGACAAGGGCCACTACGTCGCCGCGGTGTGGGACGACGCGATCACCGGTCAGCCCAAGTACCGCTACGAGCTCAACCAGAAGCTGCGCGAGAGGTTCGCCGGCAACGCCGCG contains:
- a CDS encoding DUF885 domain-containing protein; its protein translation is MREAVSAEENKKNTATATLHALIASEWQYQLEHCPTYASVLGDRRWNDRWDDRSLTAIEADHQHDLQVLARLQELDRQQLPAEDQLTYDLFRRDYELWVEEHRLQWHLLPTNHMGGIPEGIKQPPGLQTAYQLADTLRFSTTKDYEEWIVRLDGFGTYVDQIIALMREGMRERLMYPRVVLQRIPPQLEKQLVDDPTKSGFYSPFTRYPSSIPPAEQQRLSAAGHAAIARGVLPALTRFHQFLTTEYLPAAPEQVGAWQLPEGQALYGFLARKYTTTNLSPEQIHELGLAEVQRIHAEMEAVKQKAGFQGSLHEFFQFLRSDPRFYCKSGEELLMRYRALSRQIDPRLVKLFKTLPRQPYGVEPTPEAMAPDATTGFYYPAASDGSRPGTYLVNLYRPETRPTWEMVPLTLHEAMPGHHLQTSLAAEQEHLPDFRRYGYHVAYGEGWALYCETLGDELGLYDNPYDKFGQLAYDMWRAVRLVVDTGMHAQRWSRQQAIDYFLENSPRQSLDVINEVDRYIVWPGQALAYKVGQLKIRELRTRAEHELGARFDVREFHDVVLLDGSLPLDILEQRVEAWVARTRPAFKEG